The Nitrososphaerota archaeon genome has a segment encoding these proteins:
- a CDS encoding universal stress protein: MAVLRKILVAVDGSEASVKATDFALTLAKNNEAEAIFLHVVESAKAVKGLEEEVAPTQRLPEPADKVYLDHILQKIMKKYETLIQRGGVRHTEKVLVGKPADRIVEAAKKLNVDMIVLGFVGLKGVRKVGVLGSVSRAVSEKSTVPVTVVPL; this comes from the coding sequence ATGGCAGTCCTCCGCAAAATCCTTGTAGCAGTTGACGGTTCCGAAGCTTCTGTAAAAGCTACTGACTTCGCACTTACACTAGCTAAAAACAATGAAGCAGAAGCGATCTTCCTTCATGTGGTAGAATCCGCTAAAGCTGTAAAGGGGCTGGAAGAAGAGGTTGCTCCTACACAAAGACTTCCTGAACCTGCTGACAAGGTGTACCTTGATCACATTCTTCAAAAGATAATGAAAAAGTACGAGACATTGATTCAAAGAGGGGGAGTCAGGCATACGGAGAAGGTGTTAGTTGGAAAACCTGCAGATAGGATTGTAGAGGCTGCAAAGAAACTTAATGTGGACATGATCGTGCTTGGCTTTGTAGGACTAAAAGGAGTCAGAAAAGTAGGCGTTCTAGGTAGTGTTTCGAGGGCAGTTTCGGAAAAATCGACAGTGCCTGTAACAGTCGTTCCACTATAA
- a CDS encoding type II methionyl aminopeptidase codes for MSQVSIPQEYFKAGKIAGEIREEVRKRSLLGMSLMEICNLVEGMSRQKGAEPAFPCCVSVNSTAAHYSALLENEYVLKDGDIIKIDMGSHINGYLVDTAITISYNPKYDSLVQATEASLNAAIKAAKEDIPVGYIGKVIEDTAKSWGFKTISNLSGHSIEQYRIHAGVSIPNVWVSAGSRLKTNTVYAIEPFLTVPEGAGYVVEGSAKPIYAMSSRKKTNDKRLDGVVDEIWNTRRTLPFTPRWYWEKFPKAELGKMLDKLVKMKILRVYPDLIEARGGFVAQFEHTIVATSTGAIVLTQS; via the coding sequence GTGTCGCAGGTTTCCATACCGCAAGAGTACTTCAAGGCAGGTAAGATTGCAGGTGAGATAAGAGAAGAGGTAAGGAAGCGTTCGCTGTTGGGCATGTCACTCATGGAGATCTGCAATTTGGTTGAGGGGATGTCAAGACAGAAAGGGGCTGAACCGGCTTTCCCATGCTGTGTCTCGGTGAACAGCACAGCAGCGCACTACAGCGCTCTGCTCGAAAACGAATACGTGCTAAAAGATGGCGACATCATCAAGATAGATATGGGCTCGCATATAAACGGCTACCTCGTCGATACAGCAATAACAATTTCGTACAACCCTAAATACGATTCTCTAGTTCAAGCCACGGAAGCTTCGCTAAACGCTGCGATAAAGGCTGCAAAAGAGGATATTCCTGTAGGCTACATAGGCAAAGTAATCGAGGACACTGCAAAGAGTTGGGGTTTTAAGACAATATCTAATCTTTCAGGTCATTCCATAGAGCAGTATCGCATCCATGCGGGAGTTTCGATTCCGAACGTATGGGTTTCTGCTGGGAGCAGGCTAAAAACTAACACTGTCTATGCGATAGAACCTTTCTTGACAGTTCCAGAAGGGGCAGGGTATGTGGTAGAAGGTTCTGCCAAGCCGATCTATGCAATGTCTTCGAGGAAGAAGACCAACGACAAAAGACTCGATGGAGTTGTGGATGAAATATGGAATACAAGGAGAACCCTCCCATTCACCCCTCGATGGTACTGGGAGAAGTTTCCCAAGGCCGAGCTTGGCAAAATGCTCGATAAACTAGTAAAGATGAAGATTTTGAGAGTCTACCCGGACCTAATAGAAGCAAGAGGCGGATTTGTAGCGCAGTTCGAGCATACGATAGTGGCTACATCAACAGGGGCTATAGTGCTTACACAGTCCTAG
- a CDS encoding DNA double-strand break repair nuclease NurA has protein sequence MAEQEKTTAWAKMPSQLQHEFMGDAEREAEKVKKSLAQKLKKLERLKKSFVTEKIPDNDDWKELRVAAVDGSNSPTTSERLGVRYGAFAAGFMIFEGNRIVDEGYRSGSYSQEQLSDRDIARETISMLRTRLEREVALYCLQNDVDYVLIDGSFFGYGADAFMINGKDIGVQGYNKGSELTIDVGNKSWELLKSGKVAGIIKRTRTSVIDGWLTKMSGTTAECLNMNDKYAMTYILPPRHWFALEWLLEEKSAHHYYARFRNVFRLFVEKGRNLSIDVVWGRTKKNFERNCIRNLLKTGALVSQSARYFVRCSANPPFQFEMFEKADPAPLLPYFLAFHNPATGLPWPIDLIDANVSVPQGFTKEFVDEVQARLLHDPDMSDKLKLMEFFSYLNPQKEEE, from the coding sequence ATGGCGGAGCAAGAAAAAACTACTGCATGGGCAAAGATGCCTTCACAACTGCAACATGAATTCATGGGCGATGCTGAGAGAGAAGCAGAAAAGGTAAAGAAGAGTCTGGCACAGAAACTGAAGAAACTGGAGCGGCTAAAGAAATCTTTTGTAACCGAAAAGATTCCTGACAATGACGATTGGAAGGAACTTCGAGTGGCTGCAGTTGATGGCTCCAATTCTCCTACAACGAGCGAGAGGCTTGGCGTTAGATATGGAGCTTTTGCAGCGGGGTTCATGATATTTGAGGGGAATAGGATTGTTGATGAGGGTTACAGATCGGGGAGCTATTCGCAGGAGCAGCTTTCGGATAGAGACATTGCAAGAGAGACCATTTCTATGCTTAGAACAAGGTTAGAGAGGGAAGTCGCACTTTATTGTTTACAGAATGATGTAGATTACGTCCTAATAGATGGAAGCTTCTTCGGCTATGGAGCGGATGCCTTCATGATAAATGGGAAGGACATTGGAGTTCAAGGATACAACAAGGGAAGTGAGCTCACTATTGATGTTGGCAATAAGAGTTGGGAACTGCTAAAGTCTGGAAAAGTTGCAGGTATCATAAAACGTACCAGAACATCTGTCATAGATGGTTGGCTCACCAAAATGAGTGGGACAACTGCAGAATGCTTGAATATGAACGACAAATACGCTATGACTTACATTCTACCTCCTAGACACTGGTTCGCACTCGAGTGGTTGCTTGAGGAAAAGTCAGCACATCATTACTATGCAAGATTTCGCAATGTTTTCAGACTCTTCGTGGAGAAGGGAAGAAACTTATCAATAGATGTTGTATGGGGGCGAACAAAGAAGAACTTTGAAAGAAACTGCATCCGCAACCTGCTCAAGACTGGAGCACTTGTAAGTCAATCAGCGAGGTACTTCGTCAGGTGTTCTGCAAACCCTCCGTTCCAGTTCGAAATGTTCGAAAAAGCCGACCCAGCTCCTCTGCTACCATATTTCCTTGCATTCCATAATCCCGCAACAGGCCTCCCATGGCCCATTGATTTGATAGACGCCAATGTTTCCGTGCCTCAGGGCTTTACTAAGGAATTTGTTGACGAAGTTCAAGCAAGACTGCTACATGACCCTGATATGAGTGACAAATTAAAGCTCATGGAGTTCTTTTCATACCTCAATCCGCAGAAGGAAGAAGAATAG
- a CDS encoding DUF87 domain-containing protein: MDEYSDMKVIGVIASDSSDTNARVILNEHEEVNVKAEDLVLVENRDSSMVMAVLRSGHGSNENLKPGGYHPGVAFARVGGKPSTAKETYDFALTVIGEVGSEVKQNKKIIAPGCEVRIFDDEHDPMRLLSGNGKTETMAHYEGHPNWKVPVQAKFIPYHIGIFASTGGGKSYLARHQVIPLLERTGYSVLILDWKGRDYAPYYPKSNVLSISELAFDPDTVARYLVKKMGNFGYYGSSGSVIQAVEEVILLDKWRGLSPDEFKQMLETSVIREVNPNKVTSGKPREEEQRFRRGLSRLKNEDIQNILGTKKPEDLVKDVQKKNVLVVDMKKTGRDEKLAMFLTLANYLMEQMQNDEDLDLAVVIDEAPQYCPFKPDGIQNQTTEVIIDMCALGRTHKLSMCMLSQGIAGEIGINAAVRRNLNTQFVGKIHPLDMNEAANWLAPYNIDPKFLLSLPPGHFYFMGSMNVSPIPLLITFQID, from the coding sequence ATGGACGAATACTCAGACATGAAGGTCATTGGAGTCATAGCCAGCGACTCTTCGGATACCAATGCAAGGGTAATTCTAAACGAGCATGAAGAGGTCAATGTAAAGGCCGAAGACCTTGTACTTGTAGAGAACAGGGACTCTTCTATGGTTATGGCAGTGCTACGAAGTGGTCACGGCTCAAATGAAAACTTGAAGCCGGGAGGCTACCATCCCGGAGTTGCATTTGCAAGAGTTGGAGGCAAGCCATCTACAGCCAAGGAGACATACGATTTTGCTTTGACAGTTATCGGAGAAGTTGGGAGTGAGGTGAAGCAGAACAAAAAGATCATCGCACCGGGTTGCGAAGTCAGAATATTTGATGATGAACACGATCCAATGAGGCTTCTTTCCGGCAATGGGAAAACCGAAACGATGGCACATTATGAGGGGCATCCTAACTGGAAGGTTCCCGTACAGGCAAAGTTCATTCCTTATCATATCGGGATATTCGCTAGCACAGGTGGTGGCAAGTCTTATCTTGCCAGGCATCAGGTCATTCCCTTACTCGAAAGAACTGGCTATTCAGTTCTGATTCTTGATTGGAAGGGCAGGGATTATGCCCCATATTATCCAAAGAGTAATGTACTCAGCATATCTGAGCTCGCCTTCGATCCAGATACCGTTGCACGATATCTTGTAAAGAAGATGGGCAATTTTGGCTACTATGGTTCAAGCGGTTCAGTAATACAGGCAGTTGAAGAGGTCATCTTGCTTGACAAATGGAGAGGATTATCGCCAGATGAGTTCAAGCAGATGCTAGAAACTTCCGTCATCAGGGAAGTAAATCCAAACAAGGTCACCTCGGGAAAACCAAGGGAAGAAGAGCAGAGGTTCAGGAGAGGGCTATCTAGGCTAAAAAATGAGGACATACAGAACATCTTGGGCACAAAAAAGCCTGAAGACCTTGTCAAAGATGTTCAGAAGAAAAATGTGCTTGTAGTCGACATGAAGAAAACAGGGAGAGACGAAAAACTTGCGATGTTTCTCACACTGGCAAATTACCTAATGGAGCAGATGCAAAACGACGAAGACCTTGATCTTGCTGTGGTAATAGATGAAGCTCCCCAATACTGTCCTTTCAAGCCCGATGGGATACAAAACCAAACTACTGAAGTTATCATCGACATGTGCGCTCTCGGCAGGACGCACAAGCTTTCCATGTGCATGCTCTCGCAAGGGATTGCTGGGGAAATCGGGATAAATGCAGCAGTAAGGAGGAACCTGAACACGCAGTTCGTCGGCAAGATTCACCCGCTGGACATGAACGAGGCTGCAAACTGGCTCGCTCCTTACAACATTGACCCAAAATTTTTGCTGTCACTGCCCCCGGGACATTTCTATTTCATGGGGAGCATGAATGTTTCACCAATTCCATTATTGATAACTTTCCAGATTGACTAA
- a CDS encoding peptidylprolyl isomerase — protein MKIAIIAILVILVGSGVLAAISGLFTSPSQQQTVQQTSQEVAVIETNMGTIVFKFHSEVAPKTVENFKKLANSGFYNGTKFHRVIPDFMIQGGDPNSKSSDRSTHGMGGPGYTIDAEFSSISHKRGIVSMARRGDNINSAGSQFFIVVKDSTFLDREYTVFGEVIQGMDVVDKIVSVKRDGNDNPIEAVIMQRVYIRQS, from the coding sequence ATGAAGATAGCAATAATTGCTATTCTCGTGATTCTTGTTGGGTCTGGAGTATTGGCCGCTATAAGCGGTTTATTTACCAGCCCAAGTCAGCAACAGACCGTGCAACAGACTTCTCAAGAAGTTGCTGTAATAGAGACCAACATGGGGACGATAGTCTTCAAATTCCATTCCGAAGTCGCTCCCAAAACTGTGGAGAACTTCAAGAAACTTGCAAATTCAGGTTTCTACAATGGAACTAAATTCCACAGAGTCATTCCAGATTTTATGATACAGGGAGGAGATCCGAACAGCAAAAGTTCGGACAGATCAACTCATGGGATGGGTGGTCCGGGTTATACGATAGATGCAGAGTTTAGCAGCATCTCTCACAAAAGGGGGATAGTTTCAATGGCAAGAAGAGGAGATAACATAAACAGTGCAGGTTCACAGTTCTTTATCGTTGTAAAGGATAGCACCTTTTTGGATAGAGAATATACTGTTTTTGGTGAGGTGATTCAGGGCATGGACGTTGTGGACAAGATTGTCAGCGTCAAAAGGGATGGAAACGATAACCCGATAGAGGCAGTAATAATGCAGCGAGTCTACATAAGGCAGAGTTAG
- a CDS encoding tryptophan--tRNA ligase encodes MSKEKEFVVTPWEVRGEIDYERLIKDFGTTKIEDDLLERIKKNTGELHLFLKRGLFFSHRDMNWILDRYEAGEKFFLYTGRGPSGHTHLGHLVPWMFTKWLQDRFGAELYFQMTDDEKFLFNPELSLKTTTGLTYENALDVIALGFDPKKTFIFSNVEYIKKLYKIALEIAKHVNFSTVKAVFGFQNTTNIGMIFFPALQAAPCFLPSILKGRNIPCLIPASIDQDPYWRGIAREVAPKLGYYKPAQIHNKLVPGLGKGGKMSASEPETAIFTTDDPDVAVKKMMSSYTGGRDTAEEQRKLGGRAEICPVYHNYEFLFVPDDKELKKLYDDCKTGRMLCGECKMIFASKLKPFLKEHQKKREQVKDMLDKFMVKD; translated from the coding sequence TTGAGCAAGGAGAAAGAGTTCGTCGTCACTCCATGGGAAGTTAGGGGAGAGATAGACTATGAAAGGCTAATCAAGGATTTTGGGACGACAAAGATTGAAGATGACCTTCTTGAGAGGATAAAGAAGAATACAGGGGAACTGCACCTGTTCCTGAAGAGAGGTTTATTCTTTTCTCATAGAGACATGAACTGGATACTTGACAGATACGAGGCGGGGGAGAAATTCTTCCTCTATACTGGTAGAGGTCCTTCTGGGCATACGCATCTGGGTCACCTTGTACCTTGGATGTTCACCAAATGGTTGCAAGACAGATTCGGAGCAGAACTATATTTTCAGATGACAGATGACGAAAAGTTCCTCTTTAATCCAGAACTCTCTCTAAAGACCACTACAGGTCTTACCTACGAAAATGCATTAGATGTCATAGCGCTGGGCTTCGACCCAAAGAAGACGTTCATCTTCTCAAACGTAGAATACATCAAAAAACTGTACAAGATCGCTCTGGAGATTGCAAAACATGTGAATTTCTCAACTGTAAAGGCCGTATTTGGCTTCCAGAATACTACCAACATAGGGATGATTTTCTTTCCGGCCCTTCAGGCTGCCCCATGTTTCTTACCATCCATTTTGAAGGGAAGGAACATTCCCTGCTTGATACCTGCCTCGATTGATCAGGATCCATACTGGAGAGGCATAGCTAGGGAAGTTGCGCCAAAGCTAGGATACTATAAACCGGCACAGATTCACAACAAGCTCGTGCCTGGTTTGGGAAAGGGAGGTAAGATGAGTGCGAGTGAGCCAGAGACTGCAATCTTTACCACCGATGACCCTGATGTGGCTGTAAAGAAGATGATGAGCTCGTACACGGGAGGGAGGGACACGGCAGAAGAGCAGAGGAAGCTAGGAGGGAGAGCAGAAATCTGCCCTGTCTATCATAATTACGAATTCCTTTTTGTCCCCGACGATAAGGAGTTGAAGAAACTCTATGACGACTGCAAGACAGGCAGGATGCTTTGCGGGGAATGCAAAATGATTTTTGCCTCTAAACTGAAGCCCTTCCTGAAGGAGCACCAGAAGAAGAGGGAGCAGGTCAAAGACATGCTCGACAAGTTCATGGTAAAGGACTAG
- a CDS encoding phenylalanine--tRNA ligase subunit alpha, with the protein MSSAPLHILEKKVLQALQNAPSATIDEICNRAGIGADQARRALEWLKEKGYVEISQQKNFEIALGDEGKKAVAEGLPERRIVATLADKKVAPLEDTAKLSGLERGVFSGALGAARALGWIDLRKEDNKTMVLLKSVPPKTDEEKLLSKLFQKPALLESLTAEENKALTNLSKRPNFIQLKTTQMQIVKLTEVGANAPSEIRIEKEIDALTPDIIVSGRWKEASFRPLNVEEKAPAIFPGKKHPLQNFIDEVREIFVSMGFEEIEGTLVQSSFWNFDALFTAQDHPSREMQDTFYLVGEQSRNPASAAILQSVSNAHVNGGGTGSKGWEYKWRIEEAERTVLRTHTTCTTVKYLADKKPEEARIFSVGKVFRNEKVSYKHIAEFHQVEGIVVGKNVTMRDIMGLLGKFYQKLGFQKTKFWPTYFPYTEPSLQSMVYFENLDKWLELGGMGIFRPEVTLPLGVKNPVLAWGLGLERLVMLRYDMKDIREIYGNNMSWLRSASLRQ; encoded by the coding sequence TTGAGTTCTGCTCCATTACACATTCTCGAAAAGAAGGTTCTGCAGGCCCTTCAGAATGCACCATCAGCTACGATTGATGAAATCTGTAACAGGGCAGGAATAGGAGCTGACCAAGCAAGAAGAGCGCTAGAGTGGTTGAAGGAAAAGGGGTATGTAGAAATTTCTCAACAGAAGAATTTTGAAATTGCGTTAGGGGACGAAGGTAAAAAAGCCGTTGCTGAAGGTCTACCCGAGAGAAGAATTGTAGCAACCCTCGCTGACAAAAAAGTTGCACCCCTAGAGGATACAGCGAAATTATCGGGACTAGAAAGAGGCGTGTTTTCGGGAGCCTTGGGGGCTGCGAGGGCTCTAGGCTGGATAGACTTGAGAAAAGAAGACAACAAAACCATGGTGCTGCTGAAATCTGTCCCTCCAAAAACTGACGAGGAAAAGTTGCTATCGAAACTGTTTCAGAAACCCGCTTTGCTAGAATCTTTGACTGCAGAAGAAAATAAAGCACTGACAAATCTCTCAAAGAGGCCGAACTTTATTCAGCTAAAGACAACACAAATGCAGATCGTAAAGTTGACAGAGGTAGGTGCGAATGCTCCATCAGAGATCAGAATTGAAAAAGAGATAGATGCGCTGACACCGGACATCATCGTTTCTGGCAGGTGGAAGGAGGCAAGTTTCAGGCCTCTGAATGTGGAGGAGAAGGCTCCGGCGATATTTCCGGGAAAGAAGCACCCTCTTCAGAACTTCATAGATGAAGTAAGAGAAATCTTCGTTTCAATGGGTTTCGAAGAAATCGAAGGTACCTTGGTGCAATCAAGTTTCTGGAACTTCGATGCACTATTCACTGCTCAAGATCATCCGTCAAGAGAGATGCAAGATACATTCTATCTGGTTGGTGAGCAGAGCAGAAATCCTGCATCTGCAGCAATCTTGCAGAGCGTTTCAAATGCACATGTCAACGGAGGAGGAACTGGCTCGAAGGGTTGGGAATACAAATGGAGAATCGAGGAGGCAGAAAGAACGGTGCTCAGAACTCATACTACATGTACAACCGTAAAATATCTAGCCGATAAGAAACCTGAAGAAGCTAGGATATTTTCAGTCGGGAAAGTATTCAGAAATGAGAAGGTAAGCTACAAGCACATAGCTGAATTTCATCAGGTAGAGGGAATCGTAGTAGGCAAGAATGTCACTATGAGAGACATAATGGGCCTGCTCGGCAAGTTCTATCAAAAGCTCGGCTTTCAGAAGACCAAATTCTGGCCCACGTACTTTCCGTACACGGAACCATCGTTGCAGTCTATGGTATATTTTGAAAACCTAGACAAATGGCTGGAGTTGGGAGGAATGGGTATATTCAGGCCAGAAGTCACTCTCCCTCTTGGAGTCAAAAATCCCGTGCTTGCATGGGGTCTAGGCCTTGAGAGGCTTGTCATGCTGCGCTATGACATGAAAGATATTCGGGAAATCTATGGCAACAACATGAGCTGGTTAAGGAGTGCATCTTTACGCCAGTAG
- a CDS encoding phenylalanine--tRNA ligase subunit beta, which produces MLKGQVSKKKLEETIPYLGLDIEEVAEDYLRIEYNPNRPDFATHYGIAKALNSFLELQTEWRDYDVSKGKISVKVDKSVQSIRPFIVAAVARNIKLDDESIRQIITIQEDLHNGIGRMRKKVSIGIHNLDVLKPPLEYLAVDPTFAFVPLNETKNMSMQDILTMTSTGREYAHLVNQFGKYPLLRDSAGGVLSFPPIINGELTRLSSSTKNLFIDITATDLKTAENALAILVTTLSDAGASIESVKVEYHDRNLMAPDLSVRQEAVDIEYANTLLGLQLTKEEMVRSLRRARLQAKADSHRIVAKVPRYRIDIIHPVDLVEEIALGYGIFRIEPSLPASKAVGKYNELQVELSRVRDIMTGLGMLEVVNFSLVGEDLLRNAGMDTQLIRVDKSKSAEHEVLRPSILPTILLTFSKNIHEEYPQKIFEIGKVFTKKEGAINEEYRLAGAVSHSSANFTEIHSYLSALVKHVFGAEVLTKTAKMLPFLGGRTAEIVYNGRDCGSIGEIHPEVLYNLGMRNPIAAFELKLSSFIRG; this is translated from the coding sequence ATGCTCAAAGGGCAGGTAAGCAAGAAGAAATTGGAGGAAACGATCCCATATCTTGGTCTGGACATTGAAGAAGTTGCCGAGGACTACCTCCGAATAGAATACAATCCCAACAGACCCGATTTTGCAACCCATTATGGCATAGCAAAAGCTCTGAACAGCTTCCTTGAGCTTCAGACAGAATGGAGAGACTACGATGTTTCCAAAGGAAAGATTTCTGTAAAAGTTGACAAATCTGTCCAGAGCATAAGGCCATTTATCGTTGCTGCAGTTGCAAGAAACATAAAACTTGATGATGAATCTATCAGGCAGATAATCACTATTCAGGAAGACCTGCACAACGGTATCGGTAGAATGAGGAAGAAGGTTTCAATAGGGATACACAATCTTGATGTGCTTAAACCTCCGCTGGAGTACCTTGCAGTTGATCCTACTTTCGCGTTTGTTCCGCTTAACGAAACTAAGAACATGTCCATGCAGGACATTCTTACTATGACGAGCACAGGAAGAGAGTATGCGCATCTGGTAAACCAGTTCGGCAAGTATCCACTTCTGCGAGACTCTGCTGGAGGGGTATTGTCATTTCCTCCAATAATCAATGGAGAATTGACACGTCTTTCTAGCAGCACCAAGAACCTGTTCATCGACATTACTGCAACCGACCTGAAAACGGCTGAAAACGCCCTTGCAATACTAGTAACTACCCTCAGCGATGCTGGAGCATCAATAGAATCAGTCAAGGTGGAATACCACGATAGGAATTTGATGGCACCAGATTTGTCTGTGAGACAGGAAGCTGTTGATATCGAATATGCGAACACGCTTCTCGGTCTGCAACTGACAAAGGAGGAGATGGTAAGGAGTTTGAGGAGGGCTAGATTGCAGGCAAAAGCAGATTCGCATAGAATAGTTGCAAAGGTTCCAAGATACAGGATAGACATCATTCACCCTGTAGACTTGGTGGAGGAAATAGCCTTGGGCTATGGAATATTCAGGATAGAGCCTTCCCTCCCAGCTTCCAAGGCAGTCGGCAAGTACAATGAGTTACAGGTGGAGCTTTCGAGGGTTCGTGACATTATGACGGGGTTGGGTATGCTGGAAGTTGTCAACTTCAGCCTTGTCGGGGAAGATTTGTTAAGAAATGCAGGGATGGATACGCAATTGATCAGAGTTGACAAAAGCAAAAGTGCAGAACACGAGGTTCTAAGGCCATCGATTCTGCCAACCATTCTTCTGACATTTTCAAAAAACATTCATGAAGAGTACCCTCAGAAGATATTCGAGATAGGCAAAGTCTTCACAAAGAAAGAAGGAGCGATAAATGAAGAGTACAGGCTCGCAGGGGCAGTCTCTCATTCATCCGCTAATTTTACAGAAATACACTCCTATCTTTCAGCACTTGTCAAGCATGTTTTCGGAGCTGAAGTTCTTACTAAAACTGCAAAGATGCTTCCTTTCCTAGGGGGAAGGACCGCAGAAATAGTGTACAATGGGCGAGACTGCGGCTCCATCGGAGAAATTCACCCAGAAGTTCTGTACAATCTGGGCATGAGGAACCCTATAGCAGCTTTTGAACTGAAACTATCTAGTTTTATCAGGGGCTAA
- a CDS encoding phosphopantetheine adenylyltransferase has protein sequence MSRRYSTVAVGGTFDHFHKGHEVLISNCFEIGERVVIGITSDSFAAKLSKRTDQPYDERILALESFISVRFPKRKFEIHKLEDYFGPAVIEEDVQAIVVTKETAERAKIANKERIKRGLKPLEAVIIDFVVAQDGKPISSTRIIRGEISREGKVLKRI, from the coding sequence TTGAGCAGAAGATATTCGACAGTTGCAGTGGGAGGTACCTTTGACCATTTCCACAAGGGCCATGAAGTGCTGATCTCTAATTGTTTTGAAATAGGGGAAAGAGTGGTGATAGGAATTACATCAGATAGTTTTGCTGCCAAGCTGTCAAAGCGTACGGACCAGCCCTACGATGAAAGAATTCTAGCTCTGGAGAGTTTCATAAGTGTAAGGTTTCCGAAACGTAAATTTGAGATCCACAAGCTCGAGGATTATTTCGGCCCGGCAGTAATAGAGGAAGATGTCCAAGCTATAGTGGTTACAAAAGAAACTGCTGAGAGGGCTAAGATCGCGAACAAAGAACGAATAAAGAGAGGGCTGAAACCTCTTGAAGCTGTCATAATAGATTTTGTTGTAGCTCAAGACGGAAAGCCGATTTCAAGCACGAGGATCATAAGAGGAGAAATAAGCAGAGAGGGAAAGGTTCTAAAGCGAATTTAG
- a CDS encoding DUF1512 domain-containing protein yields MSNPIVSLLLFYVPFFLLFLYGQRFQTIFILSEISRSVKKLQAMKEKSRKEAIDYIAASVGQSPEVTNRIDQFLEYFTIMPVDIDPSGVMQKLEHIVTLRDERVRAEIRKIAPAADPVKTSTMENMIEVATSLNYIYKIVRHFYLLGDRTKSYFVLVQLQMIMPMILQEADALIGAIDAFKQVQPIGDGIGPMIVGKMMLGKEKKSLAKDTVYSETSLNGRTLYLIKAEGPGGNVGQPGTAIDKMLEEMKVKLNTIVMIDAALKLEGEKSGDIAEGIGAAIGGIGVDRFKIEAVATKHNIPLYAIVIKQSIVEAISVMKKEIADSAEKVHALLTRVIEEKTKEGDRVLVVGVGNSLGVGQ; encoded by the coding sequence CTGTCAAACCCGATAGTCAGTCTTTTACTATTCTACGTTCCATTCTTTTTACTATTCCTATATGGGCAAAGGTTTCAAACAATATTCATTCTTAGCGAAATCTCTAGATCAGTTAAGAAATTGCAAGCTATGAAGGAAAAGTCGCGCAAGGAAGCCATAGACTATATTGCGGCTAGCGTAGGTCAATCTCCTGAGGTTACAAACCGCATCGACCAGTTCCTAGAGTACTTCACCATCATGCCCGTCGATATAGATCCGAGTGGGGTAATGCAAAAACTTGAACATATTGTTACACTAAGAGACGAAAGAGTCAGGGCGGAGATTAGGAAGATAGCGCCAGCAGCAGACCCTGTAAAAACAAGCACAATGGAGAATATGATCGAGGTTGCGACATCGCTGAACTACATCTACAAGATTGTCAGACACTTCTACCTCCTTGGCGATAGGACCAAAAGTTACTTTGTTTTGGTTCAACTTCAAATGATAATGCCGATGATCTTGCAGGAAGCAGATGCGCTGATTGGAGCCATTGACGCTTTCAAGCAGGTTCAGCCCATAGGAGATGGTATCGGTCCAATGATTGTAGGGAAGATGATGCTGGGCAAGGAGAAGAAGAGCCTTGCAAAGGACACGGTATACAGCGAAACATCCCTTAACGGAAGGACTTTGTACTTGATAAAGGCAGAAGGGCCTGGGGGCAATGTAGGGCAGCCAGGCACTGCAATAGACAAGATGCTAGAGGAGATGAAGGTCAAACTTAACACTATAGTCATGATTGACGCAGCACTGAAGCTGGAGGGAGAGAAGTCAGGCGACATTGCAGAAGGAATAGGAGCCGCAATAGGAGGCATCGGAGTTGACAGATTCAAGATAGAAGCAGTAGCAACGAAGCACAACATCCCTCTCTATGCTATAGTAATCAAACAATCCATAGTGGAAGCGATCTCAGTCATGAAGAAGGAGATTGCAGACTCTGCCGAGAAGGTTCATGCTCTATTGACTAGGGTTATAGAAGAAAAGACAAAGGAAGGCGACAGAGTGCTTGTCGTCGGAGTAGGTAATTCGCTTGGAGTTGGGCAGTGA